The following proteins are co-located in the Meleagris gallopavo isolate NT-WF06-2002-E0010 breed Aviagen turkey brand Nicholas breeding stock chromosome 13, Turkey_5.1, whole genome shotgun sequence genome:
- the WWP2 gene encoding NEDD4-like E3 ubiquitin-protein ligase WWP2 gives MIQEPPLPPGWEMKYTNEGVRYFVDHNTRTTTFKDPRPGFESGSKQGGSPGAYDRSFRWKYHQFRFLCHSNALPSHVKISVSRQTLFEDSFQQIMNMKPYDLRRRLYIIMRGEEGLDYGGIAREWFFLLSHEVLNPMYCLFEYAGKNNYCLQINPASSINPDHLTYFRFIGRFIAMALYHGKFIDTGFTLPFYKRMLNKRPTLKDLESIDPEFYNSIIWTKENSLEECGLELYFIQDMEILGKVTTHELKEGGESIRVTEENKEEYIMLLTDWRFTRGVEEQTKAFLDGFNEVVPLEWLRYFDEKELELMLCGMQEIDMNDWQKNTIYRHYTKNSKQIQWFWQVVKEMDNEKRIRLLQFVTGTCRLPVGGFAELIGSNGPQKFCIDKVGKETWLPRSHTCFNRLDLPPYKSYEQLKEKLLYAIEETEGFGQE, from the exons ATGATCCAGGAGCCACCCCTGCCTCCTGGCTGGGAGATGAAGTACACCAATGAGGGCGTGCGCTACTTTGTGGACCACAATACACGCACCACCACCTTCAAGGACCCGCGGCCAGGATTTGAGTCTGG GAGCAAGCAGGGTGGATCACCAGGTGCGTATGACCGGAGCTTTCGCTGGAAGTACCACCAGTTCCGCTTCCTTTGCCAC TCAAATGCCTTGCCCAGCCACGTGAAGATCAGTGTTTCCCGACAGACTCTCTTTGAGGACTCCTTCCAGCAG ATCATGAACATGAAGCCCTATGACCTGCGACGCCGCCTCTACATCATCATGCGTGGTGAGGAGGGCCTGGACTACGGCGGCATCGCCAG GGAGTGGTTCTTCCTCCTGTCCCACGAGGTGCTCAACCCCATGTACTGCCTCTTTGAGTATGCCGGCAAGAACAACTACTGCCTGCAGATCAACCCCGCCTCCTCCATCAACCCCGACCATCTCACATACTTCCGCTTCATTGGCCGTTTCATTGCCATG GCTCTGTACCACGGGAAATTCATTGACACCGGCTTCACGCTGCCCTTCTACAAGCGGATGCTGAACAAGCGGCCCACTCTGAAGGACCTGGAATCCATTGATCCAGAATTCTACAACTCCATCATCTGGACCAA GGAGAACAGCCTGGAGGAGTGTGGCCTGGAGCTCTACTTCATCCAGGACATGGAGATCTTGGGCAAGGTGACCACCCATGAGCTGAAAGAGGGCGGTGAGAGCATCCGGGTGACAGAGGAGAACAAGGAGGAGTACATCAT GCTGCTGACGGACTGGAGGTTCACACGGGGTGTGGAGGAGCAAACCAAGGCATTCCTGGATGGCTTCAATGAAGTGGTGCCACTCGAGTGGCTGCGGTACTTTGATGAGAAGGAGCTGGAG CTGATGCTGTGCGGCATGCAGGAGATTGACATGAACGACTGGCAGAAGAACACCATCTACCGGCACTACACCAAGAACAGCAAACAGATCCAGTGGTTCTGGCAG GTGGTGAAGGAGATGGACAACGAGAAGAGGATCCGCCTGCTGCAGTTTGTGACTGGAACGTGCCGCCTGCCTGTTGGGGGCTTCGCGGAGCTCATTG GCAGCAATGGGCCTCAGAAATTCTGCATCGATAAAGTTGGCAAAGAGACGTGGCTGCCTCGGAGCCATACGTG CTTTAACCGCTTGGATCTGCCTCCCTACAAGAGCTATGAACAGCTGAAGGAGAAGCTGCTGTATGCCATTGAGGAGACGGAAGGCTTTGGCCAGGAGTGA
- the PSMD7 gene encoding 26S proteasome non-ATPase regulatory subunit 7 — MYGMFKKVNARERIVGWYHTGPKLHKNDIAINELMKRYCPNSVLVIIDVKPKDLGLPTEAYISVEEVHDDGTPTSKTFEHVTSEIGAEEAEEVGVEHLLRDIKDTTVGTLSQRITNQVHGLKGLNSKLLDIRSYLEKVAMGKLPINHQIIYHLQDVFNLLPDVNLQEFVKAFYLKTNDQMVVVYLASLIRSVVALHNLINNKIANRDAEKKEGQEKEESKKERKDEKEKDKEKSDVKKEEKKEKK; from the exons ATGTATGGAATGTTTAAGAAGGTCAACG CTAGAGAAAGAATAGTTGGTTGGTACCACACAGGCCCTAAACTGCACAAGAATGACATTGCTATCAATGAACTGATGAAAAGATACTGTCCAAACTCT GTGTTGGTGATTATTGATGTGAAACCAAAGGACCTGGGACTGCCCACAGAAGCTTATATTTCAGTTGAAGAAGTTCATGAT GATGGCACTCCAACCTCCAAGACATTCGAGCACGTGACTAGTGAGATCGGAGCTGAGGAGGCAGAGGAAGTTGGTGTTGAACACTTGTTACG AGACATCAAGGACACCACGGTGGGCACTCTCTCCCAGCGGATCACAAATCAGGTCCATGGCTTGAAGGGACTGAACTCCAAGCTTCTGGACATCAGGAGCTACCTTGAGAAAGTAGCCATGGGCAAGCTACCCATCAATCACCAGATCATTTACCACCTTCAGGATGTCTTCAACCTGCTACCGGATGTCAACCTGCAAGAATTTGTCAAGGCCTTTTACCTGAAGACCAATGACCAGATGGTGGTAGTTTACCTGGCTTCTCTTATCCGCTCGGTGGTTGCCCTGCACAACCTTATCAACAACAAGATTGCCAACAGGGATgcagagaagaaggaaggacaggaaaaagaagagagtaaaaaggagaggaaagatgagaaggaaaaagacaaggagAAGAGCGATGtcaagaaagaggagaaaaaagagaagaagtaA